Proteins found in one Planococcus citri chromosome 2, ihPlaCitr1.1, whole genome shotgun sequence genomic segment:
- the Dbp21E2 gene encoding probable ATP-dependent RNA helicase DDX28 encodes MLRAINRSRFLLNDSVLNNTYNVMKFRKRLNHEKPPKTFLEPDDSFELGNFENDVKPFLKHRKKAEARKILEDEVKRNEIPIIVCKNSKLNHYRNQTYDKFAPIPLASEHWRSHKFVGDHFKIKIHTRDYELQSRKEIVPFDESGLKQEILDIVKSHNVESMSEIQRLAIPAVLSGKNTLLGAETGCGKTLAYLLPILEQILVWKAKATQPSFNAPYVLILVPSRELSDQVKDFCEWFEELGIKTKALVGGNLGSKISNASFDEIDILVSTPFAVRKFIDANIYSLRNLRHTVLDEADCLLDDSFNESLTSFLHTLNLRSAPSPGKDVGVQLTMVSATLPTSISDILQDIIDVENLEMITTEKLHAVMPHITHEFIRTGRANRPSFFLHLAKKDFKKKAPSIIFCNHAETSTWVNSFLEDNGIPNILLHGEMQLHDRRGKFKSFQKGDVNTLVCTSLAARGLDTNRVEHVINYEFPSFIAEYVHRCGRTGRLSSKKSGTVTNLISGRNEIVLVQKIEMAVRTNSRLENVNPNIKRIVKYHKASDLEKKLGLLS; translated from the exons ATGTTGCGTGCTATCAATCGAAGCAGATTTTTACTCAATGACAGTGTTTTGAATAACACTTACAATGTGATGAAATTCAGAAAACGA CTCAATCATGAAAAACCGCCGAAAACTTTTCTGGAACCAGATGATTCATTTGAattgggcaattttgaaaatgatgtgaAACCCTTTCTGAAGCATAGGAAGAAAGCAGAAGCACGCAAAATTTTAGAAGATGAAGTGAAGAGAAACGAG ATTCCTATCATCGTatgtaaaaattctaaactgAATCACTATAGGAACCAAACCTACGATAAGTTCGCACCAATTCCATTGGCATCGGAGCATTGGAGAAGTCATAAGTTTGTTGGTGATCATTTCAAGATCAAAATCCATACgaga GATTATGAACTTCAAAGTAGGAAAGAGAttgttccttttgatgaaaGTGGTTTGAAACAGGAAATTCTCGATATTGTGAAATCGCATAATGTAGAATCGATGTCTGAAATCCAA cgGCTAGCTATTCCTGCTGTTTTGTCAGGAAAAAATACTTTATTGGGGGCTGAAACTGGTTGTGGAAAAACATTAGCGTACTTATTACCGATTCTAGAACAAATCCTAGTTTGGAAAGCTAAAGCAACCCAACCATCGTTTAATGCGCCGTATGTTTTAATTTTAGTTCCTAGTCGAGAATTGTCTGATCAAGTCAAG GATTTCTGTGAATGGTTTGAAGAATTAGGCATTAAAACCAAGGCGTTAGTCGGTGGTAACCTCGGTAGCAAGATAAGTAATGCatcattcgatgaaattgatATATTAGTTTCAACACCTTTCGCAGTTCGAAAATTCATTGATGCTA ATATTTATTCCTTGAGAAATCTTCGTCATACGGTATTAGATGAGGCTGATTGTTTACTGGATGATAGTTTCAATGAATCGTTGACATCGTTTCTTCATACGTTGAAT CTTAGAAGTGCACCATCTCCTGGTAAAGACGTCGGAGTACAGTTAACAATGGTTAGCGCTACTTTACCCACCAGTATATCCGATATTCTTCAAGATATAATAGAT gttgaaaatttggaaatgatTACTACAGAAAAGTTGCATGCCGTTATGCCTCATATCACTCATGAATTTATACGAACAGGACGAGCTAACAGGCcttcattttttctccatttagCTAAAAAAGACTTTAAAAAGAAAGCACCTTCAATTATATTTTG TAATCATGCGGAAACATCTACTTGggtgaattcatttttggaagataACGGAATACCCAATATATTATTACATGGAGAAATGCAGTTACATGACAGACGTGGTAAATTCAAGTCTTTTCAAAAAGGAGATGTTAATACATTGGTGTGTACTAGCCTTGCAGCAAGAGGATTAGATACCAATCGA GTGGAACATGTGATAAATTATGAATTCCCATCATTTATAGCAGAATACGTTCATCGTTGCGGACGAACGGGTAGATTAAGCTCTAAAAAATCTGGCACCGTTACCAATTTGATTTCTGGACGAAACGAAATCGTCTTggtgcaaaaaattgaa ATGGCTGTCAGAACGAATTCGAGACTTGAAAATGTTAATCCTAATATTAAACGTATAGTGAAATACCACAAAGCTtccgatttagaaaaaaaattgggattacTATCTTGA